A genomic segment from Micromonospora echinaurantiaca encodes:
- a CDS encoding WYL domain-containing protein has translation MPVARGSGREGRPSGPVRLWWRNRWCGSGGLDRGRRPRITLHVSAETAAERIAPTTGALEPIDEHSCTLRAGSNSLDELAIYVATKGFDFQVHEPPELVEHVRTLAARLTSAAEQVSAADSGGTAAGSGSR, from the coding sequence TTGCCCGTAGCTCGCGGATCAGGGCGCGAAGGGCGGCCGTCTGGCCCAGTTCGGCTGTGGTGGCGTAACCGATGGTGCGGGTCGGGCGGCCTGGACCGAGGTCGGCGACCTCGCATCACCCTGCACGTCAGCGCGGAGACCGCGGCGGAGCGGATCGCGCCCACCACGGGGGCACTGGAGCCGATCGACGAGCACAGCTGCACCCTGCGGGCCGGGTCCAACTCGCTGGACGAGCTGGCCATCTACGTGGCGACGAAGGGGTTCGACTTCCAGGTGCACGAACCCCCGGAGCTCGTCGAGCACGTCAGGACGCTGGCGGCCCGGCTAACCAGCGCGGCCGAGCAGGTGTCCGCTGCGGACAGCGGGGGAACGGCGGCCGGCTCCGGGTCGCGGTGA
- the araB gene encoding ribulokinase, producing the protein MSSADGAGERYVVGVDYGTLSGRALVVRVRDGAEVGTAVHEYRHGVIESALPVGGPALPPDWALQDPEDYRDVLRHAVPAALSAAGVHPDQVIGIGTDFTACTVLPTLADGTPLCEIPELRHRPHAWVKLWKHHAAQPHADRINALAHERREPWIGRYGGKISAEWQFAKGLQLLVEDPEVYRRAERFIEAADWIVWQLCGTETRNACTAGYKGIRQDGRYPSSDYLSALDPGFADFVTKLDGPLLPLGARAGTLTARAAAWTGLPEGIAVAVGNVDAHVTAAAARALTPGRLVAIMGTSTCHVLNGDRPAEVPGMCGVVDGGISPAAWGYEAGQSGVGDIFGWFVKHAAPAGADSHERLTELAAAQPVGAHGLMALDWWNGNRSLLVNHDLSGLIVGLTLATRPQDVYRALLESTAYGTRMIIEAFVAAGVPVTDLVVAGGLTSNRLLMQIYADVTNRPLSIIGSAQGPALGSAIHAAVAAGAYPSIHEASAAMGRVHEGVYRPDPDNVRAYDALFAEYRALHDHFGRGGNDVMLRLRAIRNAALDGSAPQADPVLEVAG; encoded by the coding sequence ATGAGCAGTGCCGACGGGGCTGGCGAGCGGTACGTGGTCGGAGTCGACTACGGCACGCTCTCCGGGCGGGCCCTGGTGGTCCGGGTACGCGACGGCGCCGAGGTCGGCACCGCTGTGCACGAGTACCGCCACGGCGTGATCGAGTCCGCGCTCCCCGTCGGAGGGCCGGCGCTGCCCCCCGACTGGGCGCTGCAGGACCCGGAGGACTACCGGGACGTCCTGCGCCACGCCGTCCCCGCCGCGCTGTCCGCCGCCGGCGTACACCCCGACCAGGTCATCGGGATCGGTACGGACTTCACCGCCTGCACGGTCCTGCCGACCCTCGCCGACGGCACCCCGCTGTGCGAGATCCCGGAGCTGCGCCACCGGCCGCACGCCTGGGTCAAGCTGTGGAAGCACCACGCCGCCCAGCCGCACGCCGACCGGATCAACGCGCTGGCCCACGAGCGGCGCGAGCCGTGGATCGGCCGCTACGGCGGCAAGATCTCCGCCGAGTGGCAGTTCGCCAAGGGCCTGCAACTCCTCGTGGAGGACCCGGAGGTCTACCGGCGGGCCGAACGCTTCATCGAGGCGGCCGACTGGATCGTGTGGCAGCTGTGCGGCACCGAGACCCGTAACGCCTGCACCGCCGGTTACAAGGGCATCCGGCAGGACGGCCGGTACCCGTCGAGCGACTACCTGAGCGCCCTCGACCCGGGCTTCGCCGACTTCGTGACCAAGCTGGACGGTCCGCTGCTGCCACTGGGCGCCCGCGCCGGCACCCTCACCGCCCGGGCGGCGGCCTGGACCGGGCTGCCGGAGGGCATCGCGGTCGCGGTCGGCAACGTCGACGCGCACGTCACCGCCGCCGCCGCCCGGGCCCTGACGCCCGGCCGGCTGGTGGCCATCATGGGTACGTCCACCTGCCACGTCCTCAACGGCGACCGGCCCGCCGAGGTGCCCGGCATGTGCGGCGTCGTCGACGGCGGCATCAGCCCCGCTGCCTGGGGCTACGAAGCCGGGCAGAGCGGCGTCGGCGACATCTTCGGTTGGTTCGTCAAGCACGCCGCTCCGGCCGGCGCGGACTCGCACGAGCGGCTGACCGAACTGGCCGCCGCCCAGCCGGTCGGGGCGCACGGCCTGATGGCGCTCGACTGGTGGAACGGCAACCGCTCGCTGCTGGTCAACCACGACCTGAGCGGCCTGATCGTCGGGCTGACGCTGGCCACCCGGCCGCAGGACGTCTACCGGGCGCTGTTGGAGTCCACCGCGTACGGCACTCGGATGATCATCGAGGCGTTCGTCGCCGCCGGGGTGCCGGTCACCGACCTCGTCGTGGCCGGCGGCCTCACCTCGAACCGGCTGCTGATGCAGATCTACGCCGACGTCACCAACCGCCCGCTGAGCATCATCGGCTCCGCCCAGGGGCCGGCGCTCGGCTCGGCCATCCACGCGGCGGTCGCGGCCGGGGCGTACCCGTCGATCCACGAGGCGTCGGCGGCGATGGGCCGGGTGCACGAGGGCGTCTACCGGCCGGACCCGGACAACGTGCGCGCCTACGACGCCCTCTTCGCCGAGTACCGAGCGCTGCACGACCACTTCGGCCGCGGCGGCAACGACGTCATGCTCCGCCTGCGGGCGATCCGGAACGCGGCCCTCGACGGGTCCGCGCCGCAGGCCGACCCGGTTCTGGAGGTGGCCGGATGA
- a CDS encoding ABC transporter substrate-binding protein: MRTTGTARAIIATVATVLLAGSLAACGNSDTGGGSGAGDKIVLGFSQVGAESGWRTANTTSIKEAAAAAGIELKFDDAQQKQENQIKAIRNFIQQKVDVIAFSPVVESGWDTVLKEAKDAGIPVILTDRAVDSPDKTLYKSFLGSDFVKEGRLAGEWLVEQTKSATGPVNIVELQGTTGSAPANDRKEGFANAIAANPNLKIIASQSGDFKRADGKQVMEQFLKANPKIDVLFAHNDDMGLGALEAITAAGKTPGKDIVIITVDAVKDGMQALADGKFNFIAECSPLLGPQLMELVKKVHAGEEIPARIETEETTFTQEQAKEALPNRKY; the protein is encoded by the coding sequence ATGAGAACCACGGGAACAGCACGCGCCATCATCGCGACCGTCGCCACGGTGCTGCTCGCGGGCAGCCTGGCGGCCTGCGGCAACAGTGACACCGGCGGCGGTTCCGGCGCCGGCGACAAGATCGTTCTGGGCTTCTCCCAGGTCGGCGCGGAAAGTGGCTGGCGGACGGCGAACACCACCTCGATCAAGGAGGCCGCCGCCGCGGCCGGGATCGAGCTGAAGTTCGACGACGCCCAGCAGAAGCAGGAGAACCAGATCAAGGCGATCCGGAACTTCATCCAGCAGAAGGTCGACGTGATCGCCTTCTCGCCGGTGGTGGAGTCCGGCTGGGACACCGTCCTCAAGGAGGCCAAGGACGCGGGGATCCCGGTCATCCTGACCGACCGCGCCGTCGACTCGCCCGACAAGACGCTCTACAAGTCGTTCCTCGGCTCCGACTTCGTCAAGGAGGGCCGCCTCGCCGGCGAGTGGCTGGTCGAGCAGACCAAGAGCGCGACCGGGCCGGTGAACATCGTCGAACTCCAGGGCACGACCGGCTCGGCGCCGGCCAACGACCGCAAGGAAGGCTTCGCGAACGCGATCGCCGCGAACCCCAACCTGAAGATCATCGCCTCCCAGTCGGGTGACTTCAAGCGCGCCGACGGCAAGCAGGTCATGGAACAGTTCCTCAAGGCCAACCCGAAGATCGACGTGCTCTTCGCGCACAACGACGACATGGGCCTGGGTGCCCTTGAGGCGATCACCGCGGCGGGCAAGACGCCCGGCAAGGACATCGTCATCATCACCGTCGACGCGGTGAAGGACGGCATGCAGGCCCTCGCGGACGGCAAGTTCAACTTCATCGCGGAGTGCAGCCCGCTGCTCGGCCCGCAGCTCATGGAACTCGTGAAGAAGGTCCACGCCGGCGAGGAGATCCCCGCCCGTATCGAGACCGAGGAGACCACCTTCACCCAGGAGCAGGCCAAGGAGGCCCTGCCCAACCGCAAGTACTGA
- a CDS encoding L-ribulose-5-phosphate 4-epimerase has translation MKTDLTRQVAALRETVAGLHRELTRYDLVAWTAGNVSARVPGRELMVIKPSGVDYDDLTAEAMVVCDLNGNVVDGAGAPSSDTAAHAYVYRAMPEVGGVVHTHSGYATAWAARGEAIPCWLTAQADEFGGEIPVGPFALIGGDDIGKGIVSTLSGHRSPAVLMRNHGVFTIGRNARAAVKAAVMCEDVARTAHLARALGQPLPIAQADIDSLHDRYQNVYGQRPATG, from the coding sequence ATGAAAACCGACCTGACCCGACAGGTCGCCGCGCTGCGGGAGACCGTCGCCGGCCTGCACCGCGAACTCACCCGGTACGACCTCGTGGCGTGGACCGCCGGAAACGTGTCGGCCCGGGTCCCCGGCCGGGAGCTGATGGTCATCAAGCCCAGCGGCGTCGACTACGACGACCTCACCGCGGAGGCCATGGTCGTCTGTGACCTCAACGGCAACGTCGTCGACGGCGCCGGCGCCCCGTCCAGCGACACCGCCGCCCACGCGTACGTCTACCGCGCGATGCCGGAGGTCGGCGGCGTCGTGCACACCCACAGCGGCTACGCCACCGCCTGGGCGGCCCGGGGCGAGGCGATCCCGTGCTGGCTGACCGCCCAGGCCGACGAGTTCGGCGGAGAGATCCCGGTCGGGCCGTTCGCGCTGATCGGCGGGGACGACATCGGCAAGGGGATCGTCAGCACCCTGTCCGGGCACCGCTCACCCGCGGTGCTCATGCGCAACCACGGGGTCTTCACGATCGGCAGGAACGCCCGCGCGGCGGTGAAGGCCGCGGTGATGTGCGAGGACGTGGCCCGCACCGCGCACCTGGCCCGCGCCCTCGGGCAGCCGCTGCCGATCGCGCAGGCCGACATCGACTCGCTCCACGACCGCTACCAGAACGTCTACGGCCAACGCCCGGCGACGGGCTGA
- a CDS encoding lytic polysaccharide monooxygenase auxiliary activity family 9 protein, with translation MRSRRPDQPAGRSRPAVRKPLRAVVLLLTMMVGLLPWSGAAQAHGTIINPASRAYQCWKTWGSNHTNPAMQQQDPMCWRAFQANPDTMWNWMSALRDGLGGNFQGRTPDGQLCSNGLSRNDSLNQPGAWKATNVSRNFTVHLYDQASHGADFLRVYVSKNGFNPATQRLGWGNLDFITQTGRYAPSQNISFNVSTSGYTGRHIVFVIWQASHMDQTYMWCSDVNFV, from the coding sequence ATGCGTTCACGCAGGCCCGATCAACCCGCCGGGCGATCCCGTCCGGCCGTCCGCAAGCCCCTTCGAGCGGTCGTCCTGCTGCTCACCATGATGGTCGGCTTGCTGCCCTGGAGCGGGGCGGCCCAGGCCCACGGCACCATCATCAACCCGGCGTCCCGCGCCTACCAGTGCTGGAAGACCTGGGGAAGCAACCACACGAACCCGGCCATGCAGCAGCAGGACCCCATGTGCTGGCGGGCGTTCCAGGCCAACCCCGACACCATGTGGAACTGGATGAGCGCGCTGCGGGACGGCCTCGGCGGGAACTTCCAGGGCCGTACCCCCGACGGACAGCTGTGCAGCAACGGTCTCTCCAGGAACGACAGCTTGAACCAGCCCGGAGCGTGGAAGGCGACCAACGTCAGCCGCAACTTCACGGTCCACCTGTACGACCAGGCAAGCCACGGTGCCGACTTCCTTCGGGTCTACGTCAGCAAGAACGGGTTCAACCCGGCCACCCAGCGCCTCGGCTGGGGGAACCTCGACTTCATCACGCAGACCGGGAGGTACGCGCCGTCGCAGAACATCTCGTTCAACGTCTCGACCTCCGGCTACACCGGACGCCACATCGTGTTCGTCATCTGGCAGGCATCGCACATGGACCAGACGTACATGTGGTGCAGTGACGTGAACTTCGTCTGA
- a CDS encoding sugar ABC transporter ATP-binding protein: MTGSQPILTMTGIRKTFPGVRALQDVDFRLFPGEVHALMGENGAGKSTLIKVLTGVYDTDDGVITLAGEQVAFTGPMQAAAAGVSTVYQEVNLCTNLSVAENIFIGREPRRLGAVRWGEMRRRARELLARLDLDLDVTAQLGTYSLAVQQMVAIARAIDVRARVLILDEPTSSLDAGEVAQLFRIMRQLRDQGIAILFVTHFLDQVYAVADRITVLRNGALVGEYRTGELPQFSLVEKMIGKELDVLERLDEQQKRTAVRPDETPLVDATQLGRKGAVAPFSLRIHAGEVVGLAGLLGSGRTEVARLLFGADRADHGQVAVRGSKASLRNPVQAIDHGVGFCSEDRRAEGIVPELSVRENMILAMQAARGWLRPIPRRRQDELVERYVKALSIRPANPDLPVRNLSGGNQQKVLLARWLITEPRLLILDEPTRGIDIGAKAEIQKLVVELSDGGVAVLFISAELEEVLRLSHRVAVMRDRTMVAQLDNDDSLDADRVMQTIASGTSNEEVQR, encoded by the coding sequence ATGACAGGTAGCCAGCCGATCCTGACCATGACCGGGATACGCAAGACCTTCCCCGGGGTCCGCGCCCTCCAGGACGTCGACTTCCGGCTGTTTCCCGGCGAGGTCCACGCCCTCATGGGTGAGAACGGCGCCGGCAAGTCGACCCTGATCAAGGTGTTGACCGGCGTCTACGACACCGACGACGGCGTGATCACCCTCGCCGGCGAGCAGGTCGCCTTCACCGGCCCGATGCAGGCGGCCGCCGCCGGCGTCAGCACCGTCTACCAGGAGGTCAATCTCTGCACCAACCTGTCGGTGGCGGAGAACATCTTCATCGGCCGGGAGCCGCGTCGCCTGGGCGCCGTCCGGTGGGGGGAGATGCGCCGGCGGGCGCGGGAACTCCTGGCCCGGCTCGACCTCGACCTCGACGTCACCGCGCAGCTCGGCACGTACTCGTTGGCCGTGCAGCAGATGGTCGCCATCGCCCGGGCGATCGACGTGCGGGCCCGGGTGCTGATCCTCGACGAGCCGACCTCCAGCCTGGACGCCGGCGAGGTGGCACAGCTGTTCCGGATCATGCGCCAGCTGCGTGACCAGGGCATCGCGATCCTGTTCGTCACGCACTTCCTCGACCAGGTGTACGCGGTCGCCGACCGGATCACGGTGCTGCGCAACGGCGCCCTGGTGGGGGAGTACCGGACCGGCGAGCTGCCGCAGTTCAGCCTCGTCGAGAAGATGATCGGCAAGGAACTCGACGTCCTGGAGCGCCTCGACGAGCAGCAGAAGCGCACCGCCGTCCGGCCCGACGAGACCCCGCTGGTCGACGCCACGCAGCTCGGCCGCAAGGGCGCCGTCGCCCCGTTCAGCCTGCGTATCCACGCCGGTGAGGTGGTCGGCCTGGCCGGACTGCTCGGCTCCGGCCGCACCGAGGTGGCTCGATTGCTCTTCGGTGCCGACCGGGCCGACCACGGCCAGGTCGCGGTGCGGGGCAGCAAGGCGTCGCTGCGCAACCCGGTGCAGGCCATCGACCACGGCGTCGGATTCTGCTCGGAAGACCGCCGGGCGGAGGGCATCGTCCCCGAGCTGTCGGTCCGCGAGAACATGATCCTCGCCATGCAGGCGGCCCGTGGCTGGCTGCGGCCGATCCCCCGGCGGCGGCAGGACGAGCTCGTCGAGAGGTACGTCAAGGCGCTCAGCATCCGACCGGCGAACCCCGACCTGCCGGTGCGCAACCTGTCCGGTGGCAACCAGCAGAAGGTGCTCCTGGCCCGCTGGCTCATCACCGAACCACGTCTGCTGATCCTCGACGAACCCACCCGCGGCATCGACATCGGCGCGAAGGCCGAGATCCAGAAGCTGGTGGTGGAGCTTTCCGACGGGGGAGTGGCAGTTCTGTTCATCTCCGCCGAGCTGGAAGAGGTGCTGCGGTTGAGCCACCGGGTCGCCGTCATGCGCGACCGGACGATGGTGGCCCAGCTCGACAACGACGACAGCCTCGACGCCGACCGTGTCATGCAGACCATCGCCAGCGGAACCAGCAACGAGGAGGTGCAACGATGA
- a CDS encoding ABC transporter permease has protein sequence MSAVAERLRPLTGHRLFWPALVLVIMILANTIYRPGFLSIEVKNGNLYGTPVDILRLSAPLMLVALGMTLVIATGGIDLSVGSLCAISGAIACVVISQAPDPNSLSTVFTALALAFGAALVLGAWNGVLVAVIGIQPIIATLILMVAGRGLAQLLTEGQIVTINSAPYRAIGLGHFLTLPLAIFIALAAALLVAALTRRTALGLIVESVGGNAEASRLAGIRSSRIIFLVYVVSAACAAIAGFMITANVSSADGNAAGLWVELDAILAVVIGGTSLAGGRFSLSGTVLGALIIQTLTTTVYAMDISPQTSLLFKAVVVIAVCLIQAPAFRAKFNRRRRSPRTRPAAAPREKEEVAA, from the coding sequence ATGAGCGCCGTCGCCGAGCGCCTCCGTCCGCTGACCGGCCACCGCCTGTTCTGGCCCGCGCTCGTGTTGGTGATCATGATCCTGGCCAACACCATCTACCGGCCCGGCTTCCTGTCCATCGAGGTCAAGAACGGCAACCTCTACGGCACCCCGGTGGACATCCTCCGTCTGAGCGCACCACTGATGCTGGTGGCGCTGGGCATGACCCTCGTCATCGCCACCGGCGGCATAGACCTGTCCGTCGGGTCGCTCTGCGCCATCAGCGGCGCCATCGCCTGCGTCGTCATCAGTCAGGCGCCCGACCCGAACAGCCTGTCCACTGTCTTCACGGCACTCGCCCTCGCCTTCGGCGCCGCACTCGTGCTCGGCGCCTGGAACGGGGTGCTGGTCGCCGTCATCGGCATCCAGCCCATCATCGCCACCCTGATCCTGATGGTGGCCGGCCGAGGGCTCGCACAACTGCTCACCGAGGGTCAGATCGTCACGATCAACTCCGCCCCGTACCGGGCGATCGGGCTCGGACACTTCCTGACCCTGCCGCTGGCCATCTTCATCGCCCTGGCCGCGGCCCTGCTCGTCGCCGCGCTCACCCGGCGCACCGCCCTCGGCCTGATCGTCGAATCGGTCGGCGGCAACGCCGAGGCCAGCCGGCTCGCCGGCATCCGCTCCAGCCGGATCATCTTCCTGGTGTACGTGGTCAGCGCCGCCTGCGCCGCGATCGCCGGATTCATGATCACCGCCAACGTCTCCAGCGCCGACGGTAACGCCGCCGGTCTGTGGGTGGAGCTCGACGCCATCCTCGCGGTGGTCATCGGCGGCACCTCCCTCGCCGGCGGCCGGTTCTCCCTCAGCGGCACGGTCCTCGGCGCGCTGATCATCCAGACCCTCACCACCACGGTGTACGCCATGGACATCTCGCCGCAGACGTCCCTGTTGTTCAAGGCGGTCGTCGTCATCGCCGTCTGCCTCATCCAGGCGCCGGCGTTCCGGGCGAAGTTCAATCGTCGACGGCGTTCACCTCGGACCAGGCCGGCGGCCGCACCGCGCGAGAAGGAAGAGGTGGCCGCATGA
- a CDS encoding phospholipase D-like domain-containing protein yields MSIRKFLPRLATRSALVFMTVLAAAGVPALLPAPASAAEPDPVLNRPVFSRPLGSAGEQNAIFMQLARIIDRVPAGEEIQMSWFHFSFSDVTDSATTPDIPGRLIRAHQRGVRVKIILDQSSATGRPFQRLQPALGSTDTAGSYIVHCADRFPSQDRGCIGTRAIHYTDSTVTAYNHNKFLTASKVVLDTGAIVSNVVFQGSANLTWWDANEAYNNGVTFSDATTYNAYRTYFADLRSHRYSSTGDNDYYWLTPTGSTYKAHFFPRRERSGQPVSDPATDTVVSILNAVTSCSYDDAGTRRQTDVRVNMYSFTRPEVAKRLTALRNAGCWVDVVYTEANTAVLNALGSNIQLTRCNFNVGPGLDVRTHNKYMLIDGAYDDDIVPRVFTGSHNYAVSALRQADETLLRIMGRGMHDDYLRDFWHVRDTCRARGGAIR; encoded by the coding sequence ATGTCGATTCGTAAATTTCTGCCACGACTCGCGACCCGGTCGGCACTGGTCTTCATGACCGTCCTCGCCGCCGCCGGCGTCCCCGCCCTGCTCCCCGCGCCGGCCAGCGCCGCCGAGCCCGACCCGGTGCTGAACAGACCGGTGTTCAGCCGGCCGCTCGGCTCGGCCGGCGAGCAGAATGCGATCTTCATGCAGCTGGCCCGGATCATCGACCGGGTGCCGGCGGGCGAAGAGATCCAGATGTCGTGGTTCCACTTCTCGTTCTCGGACGTGACGGATTCGGCCACCACCCCGGACATCCCCGGCCGCCTGATCCGGGCACACCAACGGGGCGTCCGGGTGAAGATCATCCTCGACCAGTCCTCGGCCACCGGGCGCCCGTTCCAACGCCTGCAACCGGCCCTCGGCTCGACCGACACCGCCGGCTCGTACATCGTGCACTGCGCGGACCGGTTTCCCAGCCAGGACCGCGGCTGCATCGGCACCCGGGCGATCCACTACACCGACTCGACGGTCACCGCGTACAACCACAACAAGTTCCTGACCGCCTCGAAGGTCGTGCTCGACACCGGGGCGATCGTGTCCAACGTGGTGTTCCAGGGCTCGGCGAACCTGACCTGGTGGGACGCGAACGAGGCGTACAACAACGGGGTCACGTTCAGCGACGCCACCACGTACAACGCCTACCGGACGTACTTCGCGGACCTGCGCTCGCACCGGTACAGCTCGACCGGCGACAACGACTACTACTGGCTGACACCCACCGGCAGCACCTACAAGGCGCACTTCTTCCCGCGCCGGGAACGGTCCGGCCAGCCGGTCTCCGACCCGGCCACCGACACCGTGGTCAGCATCCTGAACGCGGTGACCTCGTGCAGCTACGACGACGCGGGCACCCGCCGGCAGACCGACGTCCGGGTCAACATGTACTCGTTCACCCGACCCGAGGTGGCCAAGCGGCTCACCGCGCTGCGCAACGCCGGGTGCTGGGTCGACGTCGTCTACACCGAGGCCAACACCGCGGTGCTCAACGCGCTGGGCAGCAACATCCAGCTCACCAGGTGCAACTTCAACGTCGGCCCGGGGCTGGACGTCCGGACCCACAACAAGTACATGCTGATCGACGGCGCGTACGACGACGACATCGTGCCCCGGGTCTTCACCGGCAGTCACAACTACGCCGTCTCGGCGCTGCGGCAGGCCGACGAGACCCTGTTACGGATCATGGGGCGCGGCATGCACGACGACTACCTGCGCGACTTCTGGCACGTCCGGGACACCTGCCGAGCCCGCGGCGGAGCGATCCGCTGA
- a CDS encoding DUF1622 domain-containing protein produces the protein MKEIAERVGELLDLVGVLIIAVGVVIATVVFVYRYVRVRELIVVYPQFRQGVGRAILLGLEFLVAGDIIRTVAVSPTFQSVGVLALIVAVRTFLSISLEVELEGRWPWQARARTATGRAPAAGSGRAQPAAE, from the coding sequence ATGAAGGAGATCGCCGAGCGGGTCGGCGAGTTGTTGGATCTCGTTGGCGTGCTGATAATCGCGGTCGGCGTCGTCATCGCGACCGTCGTCTTCGTCTACCGCTACGTGCGCGTCCGGGAGCTGATCGTTGTCTACCCCCAGTTTCGGCAGGGGGTCGGCCGGGCGATCCTGCTGGGGCTGGAGTTCCTGGTGGCCGGCGACATCATCCGTACGGTGGCCGTCTCGCCCACGTTCCAGAGCGTCGGTGTCCTGGCGCTGATCGTCGCGGTGCGTACCTTCCTGAGCATCTCGCTGGAGGTCGAGTTGGAGGGGCGGTGGCCCTGGCAGGCCCGGGCGCGGACGGCTACGGGCAGAGCGCCGGCCGCCGGCTCCGGGCGTGCCCAGCCCGCCGCCGAGTGA
- the yjfF gene encoding galactofuranose ABC transporter, permease protein YjfF yields the protein MSSTSLTGVRGWRPSLPRRHVPVLVTLALLLVMYGIGVSQYRAFSNIQVVFNVFIDNGFLLVVAVGMTFVILTGGIDLSVGSVVAMTAMVSASLLRDGLPAALVLVIALLIGPTLGFLMGCAIHFFELQPFIVTLAGMFFARGMCTFISQSSIPITDGFWTAASQQRIGDPRGNFVSISVLIAFAVVLVAAYVLAYTRFGRTVYAIGGNPQSALLMGLPVGRTRIAVYTVSGLCSAIGGILLSFYTLSGAPLIAVGMELDVIAAVVIGGTVLTGGSGYVFGTVLGVLVLGVIQTLITFDGSLNSWWTRIVIGGLLFAFILLQRLIGIRFK from the coding sequence ATGAGCAGCACGTCGCTGACCGGCGTCCGCGGCTGGCGGCCCAGTCTGCCCCGCCGGCACGTGCCGGTCCTGGTCACCCTCGCCCTGCTGCTGGTCATGTACGGCATCGGCGTGTCCCAGTACCGGGCGTTCTCCAACATTCAGGTCGTCTTCAACGTCTTCATCGACAACGGCTTCCTGCTGGTCGTCGCGGTCGGCATGACCTTCGTGATCCTCACCGGGGGCATCGACCTCTCGGTCGGCTCCGTCGTCGCGATGACCGCGATGGTGTCGGCGTCGCTGCTGCGCGACGGGCTGCCCGCGGCGCTGGTGCTCGTCATCGCGCTGCTCATCGGCCCCACACTCGGCTTCCTGATGGGCTGCGCGATCCACTTCTTCGAACTCCAACCGTTCATCGTCACCCTCGCCGGCATGTTCTTCGCTCGCGGCATGTGCACCTTCATCAGCCAGTCGTCCATCCCCATCACCGACGGCTTCTGGACGGCCGCGTCGCAGCAGCGCATCGGCGACCCGCGCGGGAACTTCGTCTCGATCAGCGTGCTGATCGCGTTCGCGGTCGTCCTCGTCGCCGCGTACGTGCTGGCGTACACCCGCTTCGGCCGCACCGTGTACGCGATCGGCGGCAACCCCCAGTCGGCGCTGCTGATGGGCCTGCCGGTGGGCCGTACCCGGATCGCCGTCTACACGGTCAGCGGGCTCTGCTCGGCGATCGGCGGCATCCTGCTGTCGTTCTACACGCTCTCCGGCGCCCCGCTGATCGCCGTCGGCATGGAGCTGGACGTGATCGCGGCGGTCGTCATCGGCGGCACCGTGCTCACCGGCGGGTCCGGTTACGTCTTCGGCACCGTCCTGGGCGTGCTGGTGCTGGGCGTCATCCAGACCCTGATCACCTTCGACGGGAGCCTCAACTCCTGGTGGACCCGGATCGTGATCGGTGGCCTGCTCTTCGCCTTCATCCTCCTGCAGCGCCTCATCGGCATCCGCTTCAAGTGA
- a CDS encoding YrhK family protein, whose amino-acid sequence MAFIRRYPLVHLAIGLVGNVFFLVGSVLFVMDIAHTARYFFLSGSFAMVLGALGEVVRALGRRILRDHGVDPSTAEVSSQPSEVTN is encoded by the coding sequence GTGGCGTTCATCCGTCGGTATCCGCTGGTCCACCTGGCCATCGGCCTGGTCGGCAATGTCTTCTTCCTCGTCGGCAGCGTGCTGTTCGTGATGGACATCGCGCACACCGCGAGGTACTTCTTTCTGTCCGGCAGCTTCGCCATGGTTCTCGGGGCACTGGGCGAGGTGGTCCGGGCTCTCGGCCGGCGGATCCTCCGGGACCACGGTGTCGACCCGTCGACCGCCGAAGTGTCGAGTCAGCCCAGCGAGGTCACGAACTGA